A DNA window from Scomber japonicus isolate fScoJap1 chromosome 14, fScoJap1.pri, whole genome shotgun sequence contains the following coding sequences:
- the prph2b gene encoding peripherin-2b — MPFMPVKFDLPKRVKLAQGLWMLYWFSVMVGILIFSLGIFFKIELRKRSEMMDNDESHLVPNLLILMGMAACGLNAFGGKVCHDSLDPMKFAKWKPMLKPYLLMCCGFNGLLLLTAVLCILMQFAMYLTLAEGLKNSIKFYKDTDTPGRCFMKRTLDMTQIEFRCCGNNNYRDWFEVQWISNRYLDMSNDEVKDRVLSNVEQKFLMDSVPFSCCNPGSPRPCIQHHLTNNSAHYDYDHRTEELNIWTRGCRESLFAYYSSIMNGIGALVLATIFLESADMAGLKYLCTALETMTDPENPECESEGWLLEKGVKETFDELLSKMKTLGKTNQVDEGGEGQEAT; from the exons ATGCCGTTCATGCCAGTGAAGTTCGACCTGCCGAAGCGGGTGAAGCTCGCTCAGGGTCTATGGATGCTTTACTGGTTCTCGGTCATGGTGGGGATCCTCATCTTCAGCCTCGGTATCTTCTTTAAGATTGAGCTTCGGAAAAGAAGTGAGATGATGGACAACGACGAGAGTCATTTAGTGCCCAACTTGCTGATCTTGATGGGCATGGCGGCCTGTGGGCTCAACGCCTTTGGTGGTAAAGTGTGCCACGACTCTCTGGACCCCATGAAGTTTGCCAAGTGGAAGCCGATGCTGAAGCCATACCTGCTGATGTGCTGTGGCTTCAatgggctgctgctgctgacggcGGTGCTCTGCATCCTTATGCAGTTCGCCATGTACCTGACACTGGCTGAGGGACTGAAGAATAGCATCAAGTTCTACAAAGACACGGACACGCCGGGGCGCTGCTTCATGAAGAGGACACTGGACATGACGCAGATTGAGTTCCGCTGCTGTGGGAACAACAACTACAGGGACTGGTTCGAGGTCCAGTGGATCAGCAACCGCTACCTGGACATGAGCAACGATGAGGTTAAAGA TCGTGTCCTCAGTAATGTGGAGCAGAAGTTCCTGATGGACAGCGTCCCGTTCAGCTGCTGTAACCCCGGCTCCCCTCGGCCCTGCATCCAGCATCACCTGACCAATAACTCCGCCCACTACGACTACGACCACCGCACAGAGGAGCTCAACATCTGGACCCGGGGCTGCCGCGAATCCCTCTTCGCCTACTACAGCAGCATAATGAACGGCATCGGAGCGCTCGTCCTTGCCACCATCTTCTTGGAG tcggCAGACATGGCGGGGTTAAAGTACCTCTGCACAGCTCTGGAGACGATGACCGACCCGGAGAACCCAGAGTGTGAGAGCGAGGGCTGGCTGCTCGAGAAAGGCGTGAAGGAGACGTTCGATGAGCTGCTTTCCAAGATGAAGACGCTGGGGAAGACCAACCAGGTGGATGAAGGCGGGGAGGGGCAGGAGGCCACCTGA